In Anomaloglossus baeobatrachus isolate aAnoBae1 chromosome 6, aAnoBae1.hap1, whole genome shotgun sequence, the genomic stretch tcccctcacctgtgcattacagtactttgctctgccctcggcAGGACAGAAGTGCGTGTGCACAAAAGTGCAATGGAGGATGCTATGTAGATGACGTGTAACACATGATCCACGAGAAGCAAGTAGACAGGAGTATCAAAACCAGTGATGTTCGTCAGACCGGACCACccctcaggtgagtataataaaaggtctttttaatGTTATCCAGATCGGCCTATGGATACactattctagaatgttgtatataaaggCTCACTGCTGGTGGCCGCATGGTCTAAACAAGCTACCACAACCTTCAAAATAACCAGACTTGTCTCACATCGAGCACAATTGAGATGACATTTTTCGGCAATTGCAAAAGGAATATCTAACAGCGGACTCTGATGAACCCAGTGTATTCTGACATTTATTAAATAACCATTAATAATCTCATTAATAACATGCCAAGGAATGTAAGTGCATGTATTCCGCATGTGGCACTCATACTCAatgctgaataaattgagatgtttaagAAAAAATGTCACCTTACGCGTTTCACTAACATGTCTGTCTATCCTGTATTTCCATAACgccacaacttttccttcttggtgttgtaatTTCAATATAGAAGAGAATAGATAGGTCATGAATTTGTTAGTCCCTTTCAGGGTTAAAGAAAACCAAACATTGAATTTAGTCTGATTGCTCCTAAAGACAGCCTATGACACTTTCCTCTGTGTCTATATAATGCCCCACTGTTATACAGACCTGAGTATAAAAAATCATTAGACAGATCACTTAATTGACCTCTAATTCTTCATTCTGACGCTTATGTTGTAtgttgttatttaaaaaaaaaaaaaaaaaattggacagtATACACCAAATGGGATTATCTATTATATCATTTTTCCCATGAAAAGATCATTTAAAATCTGGCATTTGCACTATCTGCCTTAAAAGTTATTAGTCAGATTATCATTTACATATAATGATTTACTGGAATAGAACATCTGTGGAGGAAAAGTGTGTAGCCAAAAACAGGGGAGATGAGAACAAGATAGAACGTCTACCAGTGACAGATTCTGAGCTATATGTGAAGTGAAGATGGGAGAAGTTTTAGGGAAATCTATTCATtacatatgtatttatttattgtatATCTTTTTACTGGTTTCTTGACAATTTTGTTTGCAGTAtaacacaaaaatgagtacaccctcacatttttataactattttattataacttttcatgggaccacactgaagatatgacactttgatacaatgtaaagtagtcagtgcacagcttgtataacagtgtaaatgtggtgctTTCCAAATAAGAGCACACATCCATCAATGTCTAAAGCGCTGGAAACAAAAGAAAGTAGACcgttaagtgaaaatagccaaattatgcccaaatatccattttccccacctggtgtcatgtgactcattagtgttacaaggtctcaaatgtgaatggggagcaggtgtgttaaatttggggttatcgctcacacactgtcTCATACTGGTCCTTGGAAGTTCAGCATCGCACATCATGGCAAAGAATTTTTTGAAGTTCtataaaaaagaattgttgctctacataaagatggcctaggctataggaAGATTGCAAATACCCAGAAACTGAGTGGCAGCACAGCGGCCAAGACAATAccagtttaacaagacagattccactcagaacaggcctttccATGGTAGACCAAAGAAATTGAGTGTACGTGCTCAATGTTATATCCAGaggatgtcttttcaaaatagatgtatgagtactGCCAtcgttgctgcagaggttaaaggaggGTAGGTGGTCAGCCTGTCAGTTGTCAACCATATGCCGCACTctgtatcaaattggtctgcatgtctgtcatcccagaaggaagcctcttctaaacatgatgcacaagaaagcccacaaaaggtttgctgaagacaagcaggctaaggacatggattactggaaccatgtcttgtGATCTGATAAGACCAAGTTAAACTTATGAGAGTCGGATGGTGTTAAGCATGTGCGGTGGCATCCAGGTTAGCagtgcaaagacaagtgtgtcttgtctacagtcaagcatggtggtgggagtgtcatggtttggggctataTGAGTCCTGCTGGCTATAGAGAGCTACAGTTcaatgagggaaccatgaatgccaacatgtactgtgacatactgaagcagagcatgatctcccCCACTCAGAAACTGGGCCATAGTGCAGTACTCTAACATGATAataacctcaaacacacctccaagatgaccactgactTGCTAAGGAAACTTAGGGTAAAAGTGGTGGACTGGCAAAGCATGTCTCCAGACaaaccctattgaacatctgtgtggcatcctcaaacagaaggtggaggagcgcagtcTCTAACATCCACTAGTTAAGTGATGTCATCATGCAGGagtgaagaggattccagtggcacttgtgaagctctagtgaacgccATGCTCAagggagttaaggcagtgcttgaaaataatgggggccacacaaaatattgacgttTTGGGCCTTTTTCACTCAGGGGTGTACttgcttttgttgccagcggtttagacattaaaggctgtgtgttgagttatttagagcagggttccccaactccagtcctcaaggcccaacaACAGTgcttgttttcaggatttccttagcattgcactgctgttggaatcatcgcctgggcaggtaattacattatcacctgtgcaatactaaggaaatcacaaaatcctgccctgttggtgggccttgaggactggagttggggaacactgatttAGAGGGtacacaaaatttacactgttatacaagcaggacactgactgctttacattgtatcaaaatgtcacaTACTcaatgttgtctcatgaaaagatgaaaaaaaaatttacaaaaatatgagggataTACTCCCTTTTATGATGTACTATATTTCAAGTTgggtatatagtgccaacatattccacatttCTGTACATTTGTGCTTCTAATAGAGCATACAATGAAATCTCCCTATCAATACATGGACATTAGGGCCAATTACCTATGTCCTTGGAGCACCAAATGTACCTGGTTTTGTAATCATCAATCTCTATTGCTGCCCTGTAGCTGTATTTGTAGACTGATGTGAAATTTGAAGCCAGTGATAGAGAATCATAAGTCACTGTTTCCACTTATTTATTTAGGCAAGAGTTGTAATTCTGTTATAATGTGCAGTAATGCATGTTCAGCCTACACTTTTACAGAAGGTTAGATCTTTGAGCTGGGATCCTGAGGATGGCCTCTTCAGCCTCTGCTGTTATGTTTCTGAAGAATCTCCACAAAGGTTCTAGATACACTTAATGGCCGTTACTTTTTGGAAGAAGACTTTTCATAAAACCTCTTTAAACAGAATATATTTAAGGAGTAATCTGACTATTGACTTCCTCCTTATTAGGAGTTGGCAAGTGATATCACGTCTACAGATATCTACTGTATCACACACCCATCCTATTGTGCAGCAGTCCTAGTGAATAGGACAGGTTAATGATACCTGCAACTCGCATATGTGAGCCGGTAGATCTGTACATGACACATCAGTGAACACTTCTTCAGCTAAGCAGGACCAGAGTCAGATGTTTCCTTTGCAAACGCTATACCATAGAGAAGTTGTCACAAACTATAGGCATGGGGGTCAAATGTGGCTTGAAATCCCAAACTAGAGGTCTAATGGGCATTTGCACTTGAAACTTGCAAATGTTAGCAAATTTGTGATTTCTCGTTTGTCCATATTTATCAGGCCACTACTTAATTTTTGAGTTATATGTAACTCACAACTATAACCCAAAGTTAAACATAGATCAGAAGATACAATGGGATGGGGACCTCTGGCATGAAGAGATATCTACAACTATTTAGTCCTGCACAGTTCAAAATGTGTATCCATCAAATATGATTGATTCCATAATTTTATCAATActgtattttctggattataagacccacttttttcccccaaaactggggggtaaaatgggggtgcgtcttacaatacggatatggcttaccagggcagcagtggtggagtgggatcataggaggcagggtcggcaatactgagggCTCGAAGGAGGAGTGGAATGGCTCAGTAGGGTCACAGGAAGGGGTGTCTCGGCATTGGGTGCATTGATTTAACTGTAGACCCATTGAATCGCCTGCGTTTGATGcgctggacttcaagaaaatggccactgagtcctatctgcgcatgctccacctacatggccattttcttgacatCCATCTTGTCAACcatgggcaattcaatggagcctgcagtcagatcaatggcacccgccgccgagacatctcgttctgtgaccctcctgagtcgctccactacAGTGAcaccctgcatcccgccagcagatcaatggtgcccacttCCGCCGCAACACTCCCGAAGCCAGCcgacagatcaatggcacctgccactGCCGTGACACCCCTGAGCCCGCAGTATtgctgaccttcctgagccacaacaccccctcctccaagccctgctCCTGTGACTTTCctcagccgctccaccaccgccgcttccCCTGGTAAGCATTAAGATTAAGACGCTCTAGGATTATAAGACAGGCCCTCATTTTaaaattaaaagttattttttcctattttcctcctcaaaatttggggtgcgtcctatattccgatgcgtcttataaaacaaaaaaattggtAGATGTAATGTTAATAATGTTTGTCCATCTATTTTATTCTTTCTCCTTCTCTAACGGTCTCACTAAGGATTAGTGACCAAAGGAAATCTGACCACAATTCGCCAAAAatcagtgttttgttttttcttctcatTTTTAGATGAAatattttgtctttttttattactaCACATAATGTGAAGCATTATTTATTCATACTTTGCAGAATTCATTATGCCTTTTCTGTCTTAGTTTTCTTGATTTTGTAAATAATCCTAAATATTGTCTGAAGATATTTGCATCCCATactgtaaataaataataatctgATTTCATTTTTTAATATTCTGCTGAAATAAACCTTGGTAAACTGTTTGCCTTCACGCTGTGATCGATTCCGGTGACTTTAACGTCTTAAGACCTTAACAAAAGTTGCTTGATCAGCTTAGATGTTGGCAAAACATGATTTTATTAAAATAAGATTTGGCAAGGCCGCTACTAGTGCTATCATTAATTTTATTGTCTACTAAATCCATTTAACCAAGCAGAAAGAAGGTCATTCAACCTGTATCCTGCAGTAGAGATGTGCTCCACTTATTACTATTTGCTCACTTATAATCTACAGATTAAACAAAATACGACTGACATATTAGAGTCGTGGGTAGAAAATCATAAGTATGACATTAAATAAAAATGGACAAGTGCACATTGCAGTATATGGAGTCAGAGGTGAATGAGGTTTAGTACCTAAGATACCAATAACATCTTCCTGCTTGTGATATCTTTCTCGTCAAAAATCCATGGAAGACTTCTCACATATCACTTAGATGATGAACTATTTTGATtggaaaaatagaataaaatcatgAAATTGTTACATATTGATTTGGTAAAATTAGTGGAAACACTACTAATTATACCCAATGGTCTAAAATTGAGAAATACGTCTCTCGATTTCATAAAAGGATATAAAAAATTATGTAAAAGTATTTGCTATTACATTCATTTTAAATAGACTCCTTTCACCTGTAAAggtgtgtttttaattttttttttatcattttgaaATTCTTTCATCAGTTATACAAATATGAGAATATAAAAAGTAGCATCTCGTTACGTATATTACCGGCTGGCACAGGTTCGTTTTTGTATCTCCCAGTGTTGGGCTCATACCATTCCAATACATAAAGGGTGTCACAAATGTTAGTGACTGTCATGGAGCTTACTGACTACTATTAGTCCTATGGAACTTTACTGACTTCTCTACTAACTACTAATATATGTCCTATAGAGCTTTACTAACTACTCTACTGACTACTAATATTAGTCCTATGGACCTTTACTGACTACTTTGCTGACTACTAATATAAATGCTATGGAGCTTTACTGACTACTTTACTGACTACTAATATTAATTCTATGGAGCTTTACTGACTACTACCGGTAATATTAGTCCTATAGAGCTTTACTGACTACTTTACCGACTACTAATATAAATGCTATGAAgctttactgactactctactgaCTACTAATATTAATGCTATGGAgctttactgactactctactgaCTACTAATATTAGTGTTATGGAGCTTTACTGACTACTAATATTAGTCCTATGAAGCTTTACACACTACTTTGCTGACTACTAATATTAGTGCTATGGAGCTTTACTAACTACTCTACTGACTACTAATATTAGTGTTATGGAGCTTTACTAACTACTCTACTGACTACTAATATTTGTCCTAAGGGGGGTTTACTGACTACTTTGCTGACTACTAATATTAGTGTTATAGATCTTTGCTGAATAATAATATTAGTGTTATGGATCTTTGCTGACTACTAATATTAGTGCTATGGAGATTTACTGACTACTAATATTAATGCTATGGAGCTTTACTGACTACTAATATTAGTGCTATGGAGCTTTACTGACTACTAATATTAGTGCTATGGAGCTTTACTGACTACTACCGCAATGAAAAATTTCCAAAGGATGAGCAGGTTGAACAGTATGAAAGATTGTGCTTTAGGTCATGCTAAAgaccaatgaaaaagtaaaaaatattctGGTTAATTCTATATTAATAATATTATAATTGTGACAGAACAGACccaccctgtagactgtgacctctcgcgggcagggtcctctctcctcctgtaccggtctgtgcctggtattgttcatgattattgtacttgattttattatgcatacccttttcacatggaataaatggtgctataataaataataataatttgatagTTTGTATAATGGCAAGACCAGCTCTTTCCCTCTGCACTATTCATTAATGTGATATTTAAGAATGCAAATATTGTTACCCTACATTATCCCAAGAAGCATATTCTAACCTCTCACCATTAGATACCCTTACAGGCAGGTCACGGCCTTCTTTCTTGTGTGTATCATGCTGTATAGTTGTGAACATTTTCCCTATTACCAATGTGAGCAGAAAACACATTGAACCATTAACTTTAGCGGGTTGCAGCTTTTTCCAATTGCTCAAGGTCATTTCTAAGGTCAAACCTGGCCTATTGTATAAAGCAAAATGAGTCTACCAAAAATGGACACATATTTTTACTGCATCATGGCCAGTTTTTGCCTATGAAATAGAATGCCAAGCAAATATTTAACTTTTATTAGGGTTAAGGAATTTTACAGTTTTAGTATATGGTACCGGAATCCAGAATAATATGGCGCTGATTTATTGTAAACTTTTAGGTAAGCAATTGTTTTCATTGGAGGTGAACTGGCTTCTGCTTGCAGTAATATAAATTGATCATTCTAATCATTATCCACTGTCAGCCACATACAGACGCATCATTCTCACATGTATTCATAGCACAGGCGTAATTAAGAACATCTATGCCCTAATCTATGGTGATAATGAATTGCATTTCGTACAGCCATAACCAGTTCCTCATGACCTGACATCACGGCTCCGATACTCATTCAAGTTCACAGGCATAAATTTCCCTTGTCAGTTCTGTCAATAGAAGTCAGGAAATGTGCATGCAAAATGTGAAACGCATTCCTTTATTTCAGCGTAAAGTTTGAGGACATCAgtgatggggggaaaaaaaaatcatgttaGGAATTAGAAAATTAACAGAATTATTCGTCTACATTTTGCTTAAAGTGTCCAAAAAAAAGTAACAAATCCAAACATCACAACAATAAAATACTCTCACTTTCAGTAAGGTTAATACACAGGTAAGAAAGACAAGGCTGAGACAcgttaaaaaatgttttaatacTCATGTGTAAAAAATACATATGAGATTACAGTAGAAACTGCAGGAAAATTTCTGCTTGTCTCCCTCCATCAGCTTAGATACAGTTAGATAGAATACAGTAAGGTTTCCTTTGGTTGCAAGCAATGAACTGTCTGCTTACCTAGCACAGGGTCCACTGAGAAAATCCACACAAAGGAAGAGAAAGAAAATGCTTTTTGCCTTTTAACCCCCCCAACCCCCCTCGTTACAAATATAATAGCACCAATGTGTACTTGGAATTACGACTCTGAAATTAGGATTTAACCCTCTACAATGGAATAAAATCAGAGACTGAAACAGTGGGACTAAATGACCATAATTGGCCATATTCATAAGATAATTGAATACATGCAAACCAAGGAATGAACAAGGAAGAAGACTCTGCCTTAGAGACTAATGGGATTATGTATAGCAAGGAGTCAGATTTTATTCCATTTGCACTGCGCGCACCAATACGGATGCCAAATTCCGCACATTGGAACGACGAGGACATATATAGTCATTTTAATCAAATGCAACTTCTCTTCCCACAAAACAAGACCGGTCTCTGTTTATTTGCAGGGACCCATTGCTAAGCAAAGCCAGTTATGGCAATGCGGATGACAAATATGATGTATTTGACAAGTATATGGTGACAGGGTGTTATACACAATCCGAAAGGTGGGCAGAGATCGAGGGCTTAGAAAGTGAGACAACCCAGTGTTTACTAAACAAGTAACAGTAAATATTGGATTTTCTTTTGTAACACTGACAATATATTaatgcagaggaaaaaaaaaatcaaaatcactTTTAACAACCCATATTCAGCAAAGTTTAGAGAGACATGAAAACATTTCTTCCTTCCCACTTTTCATTGGGTATAACTGAGTGCAAAGGTGATGATTACAGAATttcgtataaatatatatatatatatatatatatatatatatatatgtatatatctacatacatatatactgctcaaaaaaagaaATGGAACGCTAAAATACCATTTAGCGTTTtttttgtttaagtgttccctttatgtttctgagcagtatatatacatacacacacatatatatatatatatatatatatatatatatatatatttatttatttaggccAATTCACAGCTTTGGGACAGTGAATAACACTTTAGGATACAGTTTAATGTTGAGTTCTAGACTGAACTAAGGTATACATTAAGTCAATCATCTGATTCAAGTAAGTGGGAAGTTACAAGTCCATCCTTTCATGTCTCTTCAGTTAATCATTTATTTATTCTTTATTCTTATgacaaattaaaaaacaaaatctaAATCCCCtgggacaaaacaaaaaaaaaaagacacattcATATTTACACAAAATATTTAATTAAAAATACTTCATAATTACAGTAGTCTATTAAAGCATATACTTTGTATCACTTACACTTATAgaacatctctatatatacagtatgaaatGTCACTCATGTTTTCTTCTATACAATATGTAACATTCCTGCAGGGAGAAGAAAATTCCCCGGAGAGATAAAATCATCTATTTTAAACAATAGATGTAAAGACAAAATATCTACAATACTCTGGTATATTAGTAAAGCTTCATATTGAGTTCTTCATTTGATAGTATATTCTCTCTAAGACGTGTCCCCTATGCCATCAGGTCAGGGACTTCCACAGTGCATGTCTGATGATACAAGGTGGACACATGGTGAAGGATTGGATTCTCCGTGTAGTGTGGAAAAGCGAAGTGAAGGATGTTTTTCCCCCTCTTTTGTCTGGTGGCTGTTTTTCATTCCCCTCCCTTATTCTCTAATTTGTCTCTCTTCCTCTGTGCTCCTCCTGGCTCTGGATTTGCCTGCTGCACACCTGTGGAAGAGGAATGAATAGAGGGGGTGTGTGAACCATTCTGCTCCAGACTTACTGGCGCCACCAACAAAACACAAGACATGCTTGATCAACAACCCAAAACAAACCAGGTCAAACTACAAGCACAGCTCCCAAGCTAGTCCAAGCATAGGAACGCAGCTGCAGTGGACTGCTCAGTCCCTGCTCCCATACAGAGCTTTGGGCTATCATCTGTGACCCTCATCCCTCTCCAGACTCGTGATAGGAATACGAGAAGAATAATGATAGGCAGACTCTGCGTTTACCTCCTATTAGAACTGGCCATAGAAATAATAGATTTTCCGCCAATATTAGGTATAATAAGTGAGGTACGATGGGTTTATGAACAGTTAAAATCCCTCACGATGCAATTTATTACATCACAATGAAAGAAAGCTAAATATAAAagggaaaaaatatataatttcacTTCAACTATCACCATATGGTGACTATAAGGCAAATAATAAATGACCACAATATAGTCTGTATAATATCCAGTCCAATGCttaccttaagggcacactagcgaCACAGTATACTGTCTCCTTCCTTGTTCACCACTGCCGCAGCCTGGGAAAAAAGACATAAAATATATATTAATTAGGATTGGGGATAGTACACATGAAATAATGGGGAAGCAAAGAGAGAAATAATAGAGCGATAAACAAAAGGCTCATTGGTAATGTTGCGGTCATTGGTCTTGTAGAATGGGCACTGGCTGCAGAGGCAGTGACAGGTCACACTTCACGGATCAGAATAAGACACACAAAAGACTGATCACCTTCAGGCTGCTGCTCCTAATTAAAATCTGACATACACTTAACTCGCAGGCAATTGGCCTGTAGCAGAGGGCTTCGCAGTATCAGCACTGGGGAGAGGGCGAGGGGGATAGCTGCCTATTCTCTTCAGCTGGGAAAAGGCCATCGCAGGCTGTGCGCCGGTGGATTTATGGCATTTGATAATGATGAACATGATTGCAACACATTTTCTGTGCATAAACAAGGAAGAGACAGCTGCTTTCCACTCATCAGGAACACAACTACTAAGAGGAAATGACAAGAATAAGCCATAACAGTGAACATCACCTGCCATCTGGACAGAGTCACTACATCTCCGAGTGCTATGATCCCTGTGTGGGACTGATATGAAGCAGTGGAGCGCTGTCAGGTGGATCTGTCCTTCCTCAGATGCCAGAGCTGTCATCACACTCTACTGAGATACCACGGAGTCCAGTGGGCACCAATACGAGAGAACTGATAGGACataccaggggcggacatatcattggtgcaaccggtgcagccgcacaggggcccaagaggtaagggggccaaattctacctccaaagcaggtggaattgtgcattatgatgagctattggactgcaaagggcccatatattgttcttgcacaggggccctcttctgtctgtgggaCATACATAACAGCTAACATGTGGCATGCTTACTCAACACACGTAGAGTATATAGAAGGGGACGCCTCTTACCGGGTCTATATTGAGGTCTGTCAGAGGGGTCCGGGCAGGTGCCTGCTGCCTAAGCAGCACAGGGTGTGTGTCCAATGCCAGTTGAAGGTCCAGTATATAGTCTATAACATGCTGCAGGATCTCCACTTTGCTCACTTTCTTGTTCTGGGGGATGGTGGGCACCAACCTCTTGAGGCGGCTGTAACAGTCATTCATGTCATATTGCAGACACAAGGACTCCTCTTCTTCCATCTTGTAACGAGCTACACCAAGGCTGTGTTCAGAGAGGCAGTGCAGTGCCagctccccacacacaccccccgtcACTGGGGCTCTCCGGCTGTGGGGACGCACGGGGCTCACAGCTTTCATTGCAGGCAGCGACCACGTATTATCTAGTAAGACAGTGAAGAGCAGCAAATATACAGCATGCAAATGTTATATCCAAGGAGGGGAGTTCGTCTATGATATACAGGATCACTGCGTGGAGTCTTAGGTCCTTGATAGGATAGAGCCGGTACCAGGCTAGAGATAACCGGCACTGGTTCTGGGTGACAGAAGGATGGACACAGAAGGATGGACACAGAAGACGACAGCAGTGTCTCCAGTCAGCCAGTCACTCACGACTCCCTGCTCTGCAGCCTCTGTGCTCACATATTTATGGCAGGGATCTAGTAGGGAGGGCGAGAGCTGGGAGGGAGGGCGGGAGCAGTGATGGTGGGTGGAGAGCCATCCAGCATGAGCACACTGGCAGCCTCTCACTTATCACAAGTTCTCCTCTATACATAAACCAAACACTTCCTAGAAAATATGCAGCAAAAAAAGTGAATATAACCATCAACTGTATTACCAAAGCTGCCCCTACACCAAAAGGTGTTCTGTCCGGAAAAGGGAAGGCACTGGCCATCCTCATTAAGATATCCGCACCAATGCTGAGACATCTGCCAGAACAGTGAGCAATTCCAGGGACTTATCCCATCAGATTCCATTAGAATGTAAAAAGATTCTCCCACGTATGCGTTCAAAAACTATAGTATTTtcccatatatatatagatagatagatagatagatctatagaCATAGCAATATACAATATTTATCTTCCCTGGAAATGTTTCTACTTTCCCTCTCTTACGACATAATTAATACAAGGACATTTCAATAGAGGACCACCATTATCAGCTGACCCTTTCAGAAAGTCTTCTTTTGGACATGTAAAATGACAGTGTGCTGTATTGTTTGTTATATTTAATTGTCCGGGAAGGTCAGAACATTACGTGTGTTTTACAATATTCATTCTGATATTGTTGCAAcagttcaatacattaaatattaaCAATATATACAAAAAAGTCCCAGTATTTTCACTATTAAAAGAACTATTTATTTATAAATTCAAATAGGATTTCTGTGTCTGTTCTTAACATATACACCCagtaatgactatatatatatatatatatatatatatatatatatatatatatacatatacatacatatatatatatatatatacacatatatatacacatatatatatatatatatatatatatatatatatatatatatatatatatatatatatatatatatatatatatatatat encodes the following:
- the ID4 gene encoding DNA-binding protein inhibitor ID-4: MKAVSPVRPHSRRAPVTGGVCGELALHCLSEHSLGVARYKMEEEESLCLQYDMNDCYSRLKRLVPTIPQNKKVSKVEILQHVIDYILDLQLALDTHPVLLRQQAPARTPLTDLNIDPAAAVVNKEGDSILCR